The Hymenobacter sp. GOD-10R genome includes a window with the following:
- a CDS encoding glycosyl hydrolase, whose product MKKSTLFLPILLGLATAHTPSWAQAPKWPTITQQTKPWTRWWWEGSAVNQKDLTSLLEQYNKAGLGGVEITAIYGVHGAENQFIDFLSPKWMGMLTHTLKEAGRLDMGVDMAQASGWPFGGPWVTPTDACKYMAYETYSVKGGEQLKDAVTFMQKPIIRAVNHQVDIKTLVDPVAKNKDLQTLALDQVRFEKPLPLQTLMAYSDKGETLDLTLKVDANGKLNWTAPAGNWTLYAVFQGWHGKQVERAGPGGEGDVVDHLSKTATQHYLQRFDEAFKGYDIKALRAFFNDSYEVDDAQGEANWTPAMFTEFQKRRGYDLRKYLPALFGKDTDDKNHRVLCDYRETISELLLENYTKVWSDWAKTQGAIIRNQAHGSPANILDLYAVTDIPETEGTDLLRIKFASSAANVTGKKLASSESATWENEHFLSKLSDVKLSMDRYLLGGVNHTFYHGTNYSPASAAWPGWLFYAAVHFNPNNSFWTDFGKLNTYVAHCQSFLQQGKPNNDVLVYLPMYDSFSNPSGKVLLQHYDGIDHGFKGMPVENTTEDMLKKGYGFDFISDKQLQRVTGAGRDLHTGGVTYQTILLPDARLVPLPTLERVLTLAQNGATIVVQNQLPTDVPGLGNLEARRATLKKLLAPLKFTDGGKGVQQASLGKGKVLVGKDVDQLLAAANVKRETMVDQGLQYVRRTHEKGHYYFVVNRSEKAVEGWVKLQTPAKSVALYNPMTEKLGMAALRNGGNTPEVYVQLAPGESCILETNTAAVTGPVYAYLKPAGAAQPINGTWDISFVKGGPELPAKVQTKELGSWTNLSGDAVKKFSGTATYTTSFPMPTGSDEGWLLDLGKVAESARVQVNGQEVGTLIGPVYQVFIPKNQLKATNTLTISVSNAMANRIADMDKNHVEWKKFYNINMSARLPQNRGADGNFTAEKWAPRESGLLGPVTLTPATSSAQVQ is encoded by the coding sequence ATGAAAAAATCAACTTTATTCCTACCCATCCTGCTAGGCCTGGCCACTGCCCATACTCCTAGTTGGGCGCAAGCACCGAAGTGGCCAACCATTACTCAGCAAACCAAACCCTGGACGCGCTGGTGGTGGGAAGGCAGCGCCGTGAACCAGAAAGACCTCACGAGCCTGCTAGAGCAATACAACAAGGCCGGCCTAGGTGGTGTAGAAATCACGGCAATATACGGCGTGCACGGCGCCGAAAATCAGTTCATTGACTTTCTATCACCGAAGTGGATGGGCATGCTCACGCACACGCTGAAGGAAGCCGGCCGCCTCGACATGGGCGTGGACATGGCGCAAGCTTCGGGCTGGCCGTTCGGCGGCCCGTGGGTGACGCCCACTGATGCCTGCAAATACATGGCCTATGAAACCTACTCGGTGAAAGGCGGCGAGCAGCTGAAAGATGCTGTGACGTTCATGCAAAAGCCGATTATCCGTGCTGTCAATCACCAAGTTGATATCAAAACGCTGGTCGACCCGGTGGCCAAGAACAAGGACTTACAGACCCTAGCTTTGGACCAAGTGCGGTTTGAGAAGCCTTTGCCCTTGCAAACTCTCATGGCCTATTCCGATAAAGGTGAAACGCTGGATTTGACCCTGAAGGTAGACGCCAACGGCAAGCTCAACTGGACAGCCCCAGCCGGCAACTGGACCTTATACGCAGTGTTCCAAGGCTGGCACGGCAAGCAGGTGGAGCGCGCGGGCCCCGGCGGCGAGGGCGACGTAGTCGACCACCTTTCGAAAACTGCCACCCAACATTACTTGCAGCGTTTTGATGAAGCTTTCAAAGGCTACGACATCAAGGCACTGCGGGCGTTTTTCAACGATTCCTACGAAGTAGACGACGCTCAAGGCGAGGCCAACTGGACGCCAGCCATGTTCACGGAGTTCCAGAAGCGCCGCGGCTACGACCTGCGCAAGTACCTGCCGGCGCTGTTTGGCAAAGACACCGACGACAAAAACCACCGTGTGCTCTGCGACTACCGTGAAACCATCTCGGAGCTGCTGCTTGAAAACTACACCAAGGTGTGGAGTGATTGGGCCAAAACACAAGGCGCTATCATCCGCAACCAAGCGCACGGCTCGCCGGCTAACATCCTTGACTTATACGCCGTTACCGATATTCCTGAGACAGAAGGCACCGACTTGCTGCGCATCAAGTTTGCCTCCTCGGCGGCTAACGTGACGGGCAAGAAGCTAGCTTCGTCGGAGTCGGCAACCTGGGAGAACGAGCACTTCCTGTCCAAGCTCAGCGACGTAAAACTGTCGATGGACCGGTACCTATTAGGCGGCGTGAACCACACGTTTTACCACGGTACCAACTACTCGCCAGCGTCGGCGGCGTGGCCGGGCTGGCTGTTCTATGCGGCGGTGCACTTCAACCCAAATAACAGCTTCTGGACGGATTTCGGCAAGCTGAACACCTACGTGGCGCACTGCCAGTCATTCTTGCAGCAAGGCAAGCCCAACAACGACGTGCTGGTGTACCTGCCCATGTACGATTCGTTCTCGAACCCGAGCGGCAAGGTCTTGCTCCAACACTACGACGGCATCGACCACGGCTTCAAAGGCATGCCCGTGGAGAACACTACCGAAGACATGCTGAAGAAAGGCTACGGCTTCGACTTCATTTCCGATAAACAGCTTCAGCGCGTGACCGGCGCCGGCCGCGACCTACACACCGGTGGCGTGACGTACCAGACCATCCTGTTGCCTGACGCTCGCCTCGTGCCCCTGCCCACCCTAGAGCGCGTACTGACTCTAGCCCAAAATGGCGCGACCATCGTGGTGCAAAACCAGCTCCCGACGGACGTGCCCGGTCTTGGCAACCTCGAAGCCCGCCGTGCTACGCTGAAGAAGCTGTTGGCCCCGCTGAAGTTTACCGACGGCGGTAAAGGCGTGCAGCAAGCTAGCCTCGGCAAAGGCAAGGTTTTGGTTGGCAAAGACGTAGATCAGTTACTCGCCGCGGCCAACGTGAAACGGGAGACGATGGTTGATCAAGGCTTGCAATACGTGCGTCGCACCCACGAAAAAGGCCATTACTACTTCGTGGTCAACCGCAGTGAGAAGGCTGTGGAAGGCTGGGTGAAGCTGCAAACGCCCGCCAAATCGGTGGCCCTCTACAACCCCATGACCGAAAAGCTAGGTATGGCGGCCCTGCGCAACGGCGGCAACACGCCGGAGGTGTACGTGCAGCTAGCCCCCGGCGAGTCGTGCATCCTAGAGACCAACACGGCCGCCGTGACTGGCCCGGTGTACGCCTACCTGAAGCCGGCCGGCGCAGCTCAGCCGATCAACGGTACCTGGGACATTAGCTTCGTGAAAGGCGGCCCTGAGTTGCCCGCGAAAGTGCAGACCAAAGAGCTAGGTTCGTGGACTAACCTTAGCGGCGACGCCGTGAAGAAATTCTCCGGAACGGCCACCTACACCACCTCCTTCCCCATGCCCACCGGCTCCGATGAAGGCTGGCTTCTGGACCTAGGCAAAGTAGCCGAAAGCGCCCGCGTGCAGGTAAATGGCCAAGAGGTCGGTACGCTCATCGGCCCGGTGTATCAGGTGTTCATCCCTAAAAATCAGCTCAAAGCAACCAACACGCTCACCATTAGCGTGTCGAATGCCATGGCCAACCGCATCGCCGACATGGACAAGAATCATGTGGAGTGGAAGAAATTCTACAACATCAACATGTCGGCTCGCCTGCCCCAAAACCGCGGCGCCGACGGCAATTTCACCGCCGAGAAGTGGGCACCGCGCGAGTCGGGCCTGCTAGGTCCCGTGACCCTGACGCCCGCCACCAGCAGCGCGCAGGTGCAGTAG
- a CDS encoding glycoside hydrolase family 2 protein, producing the protein MRRTTFIPLLTTLFLWSAALTAVAAAPSNPRVKYNFNPGWRVYVGDAAGAEAPSFDDAKWKPVTLPWAWNEDEAFKKDIKDLSTGIAWYRKHFRLPKADAGKKVFLEFEGVRQVGEFYLNGEFIGRHENGAMAFGFDVTKLLKPAPQENVLAVRTNNDWDYKEKATDQKYQWSDRNFNANYGGLSKNVFLHVAEPLYQTLPLYSNLGTTGVYIYAKNFDVTGRKATITAEAQVKNEYPTARTFEYEATLEDLAGKEIKKLSGGSITLQPSETKIVSASSPVDGLNFWSWGYGYLYTVYTTLKVDGKPVDVVKTRTGFRKTEFGNGMVKLNDRVLQMHGYAQRTSNEWPAVGLSVPAWLSDFSNGLMVESNGNLVRWMHITPWKQDIESCDRVGLLQAMPAGDAEKDVTGRRWGQRTELMRDAIIYNRNNPSIVFYECGNESISAEHMREMKTIRDQYDPNGGRAIGSREMLDIAEAEYGGEMLYINKSATKPLWAMEYSRDEGLRKYWDELSPPYHKDGDGPLYKGASAAEYNRNQDTHAREDLMRWYDYWHERPGTGQRVNSGGVNIVFSDSNTHYRGGENYRRSGEVDALRIAKDGFFAHQVMWDGWVDTEKPRTHIIGHWNYKEGVKKDVTVVSNGEKVELFLNGKSLGQGEQSHRFLFTFKNVAWQPGTLKAVSYDAGGKKVSEAAHQTAGAPVALRLTPMMSPNGLQANGADLALVQVEVVDAKGLRCPTALNMINFTLKGAATWRGGLAQGPDNYILAQSLPVEGGVNRVLIRTTTQAGKINLQAAADGLKSASVSLASKPVAVTNGLALQLPGADLAPSLKRGPTPTTPSFQISRTTVPIKQVTASSNQANAVLSYDDNELSEWISEKQPNTWIQYELARPAAVSEVALKLSGWRSRTYPIRILVDDKEVFRGTTERNLGYYTAIFAPQTGQRLRIELVGAGSNQDAYNITELAEQKAAPKNPTAATDQPGPAGTLGIVEAEVYEKPRPSLGALGQTNP; encoded by the coding sequence ATGCGTCGCACTACTTTCATCCCATTGCTCACCACGCTGTTCCTATGGAGCGCGGCGCTGACAGCGGTAGCTGCTGCGCCCTCTAACCCGCGGGTGAAGTACAACTTCAATCCCGGTTGGCGGGTGTACGTGGGCGATGCCGCTGGCGCCGAGGCACCTAGCTTCGACGACGCCAAGTGGAAACCCGTTACGCTGCCGTGGGCTTGGAACGAGGACGAGGCCTTTAAGAAAGACATCAAAGACCTGTCGACTGGCATTGCCTGGTACCGCAAGCACTTCCGTCTGCCGAAAGCCGATGCGGGCAAGAAGGTGTTCCTGGAGTTTGAGGGTGTGCGGCAGGTGGGCGAGTTTTACCTGAACGGCGAGTTTATTGGCCGCCACGAAAACGGCGCCATGGCCTTCGGCTTCGACGTAACGAAGCTGCTGAAGCCCGCGCCCCAGGAAAACGTGCTGGCCGTGCGTACCAACAACGACTGGGATTATAAGGAGAAGGCCACCGACCAGAAGTATCAGTGGAGCGACCGAAACTTCAACGCTAACTACGGCGGCCTTTCCAAAAACGTATTCCTGCACGTCGCGGAGCCACTGTACCAAACCCTCCCGCTCTACTCCAACCTAGGTACCACGGGCGTGTACATCTACGCCAAAAACTTCGACGTGACTGGCCGCAAAGCCACCATTACGGCCGAAGCGCAGGTGAAGAACGAGTACCCTACGGCGCGCACCTTTGAGTATGAAGCCACGTTGGAAGACCTAGCTGGCAAGGAGATTAAGAAGCTGAGCGGCGGCAGCATCACGTTGCAGCCCAGCGAAACCAAAATCGTTAGCGCCAGCAGCCCAGTTGACGGGCTGAACTTTTGGAGTTGGGGCTATGGCTATTTGTACACCGTGTACACCACCCTGAAGGTAGACGGCAAGCCCGTGGACGTGGTGAAAACGCGCACGGGCTTTCGCAAAACGGAGTTTGGCAACGGCATGGTGAAGCTTAACGACCGGGTGCTGCAAATGCACGGGTACGCCCAGCGCACCAGCAACGAATGGCCTGCCGTGGGCCTCTCGGTGCCGGCGTGGCTCTCGGACTTCAGCAACGGCTTGATGGTGGAAAGCAACGGCAACTTGGTGCGCTGGATGCACATTACGCCCTGGAAACAAGACATCGAAAGTTGCGACCGGGTGGGCCTGCTGCAAGCCATGCCCGCCGGCGACGCCGAGAAGGACGTAACCGGCCGCCGTTGGGGCCAGCGCACCGAGCTCATGCGCGACGCCATCATCTACAACCGCAACAACCCGAGCATCGTGTTCTATGAGTGCGGCAATGAGAGCATCAGCGCCGAACACATGCGCGAGATGAAGACCATCCGCGACCAATACGACCCCAATGGCGGCCGGGCTATCGGCTCCCGCGAGATGCTCGACATTGCCGAGGCGGAGTACGGCGGCGAGATGCTCTACATCAACAAAAGCGCCACCAAGCCGCTGTGGGCCATGGAGTATTCCCGCGACGAAGGCTTGCGCAAGTACTGGGATGAACTCTCGCCGCCCTACCACAAGGACGGCGACGGCCCGCTGTACAAAGGTGCCAGCGCCGCCGAGTACAACCGCAACCAGGACACCCACGCCCGCGAGGACTTGATGCGGTGGTACGACTACTGGCACGAGCGCCCTGGCACTGGTCAGCGCGTGAATTCGGGCGGTGTGAACATCGTCTTTTCTGACTCTAACACCCACTACCGCGGTGGCGAAAACTACCGCCGCAGTGGCGAAGTAGACGCCTTGCGCATAGCCAAAGACGGCTTTTTTGCCCACCAAGTAATGTGGGATGGCTGGGTCGATACCGAGAAGCCGCGCACGCACATCATCGGCCACTGGAACTACAAGGAAGGCGTGAAGAAGGACGTAACCGTGGTGTCGAATGGCGAAAAGGTAGAGCTGTTTTTGAATGGCAAGTCATTGGGCCAGGGCGAGCAAAGCCACCGGTTCTTGTTCACCTTCAAGAACGTAGCGTGGCAGCCCGGTACCCTCAAGGCGGTGAGCTATGATGCGGGCGGCAAGAAAGTAAGCGAGGCCGCACACCAAACCGCTGGTGCGCCCGTTGCCTTACGCCTGACCCCGATGATGAGTCCCAACGGCCTACAAGCCAACGGCGCTGACCTAGCCTTGGTACAAGTGGAAGTAGTAGACGCCAAAGGTCTGCGCTGCCCCACGGCTTTGAACATGATCAACTTCACCCTGAAAGGCGCTGCCACTTGGCGCGGCGGCCTAGCCCAAGGTCCTGATAACTACATCCTGGCCCAAAGCCTACCGGTAGAAGGCGGCGTGAACCGCGTGCTTATCCGCACGACCACCCAAGCCGGCAAGATTAATCTGCAAGCCGCTGCCGACGGGTTGAAGTCGGCTTCGGTGAGCCTAGCTTCCAAGCCGGTAGCTGTGACTAATGGCCTAGCCCTGCAACTGCCTGGCGCCGACCTAGCCCCCAGCCTAAAGCGTGGCCCCACACCAACCACCCCTTCCTTCCAGATTTCGCGCACGACGGTGCCCATCAAGCAAGTAACGGCCAGTTCAAACCAAGCCAACGCAGTCCTGAGCTACGACGACAACGAGCTGTCGGAGTGGATCAGCGAGAAGCAGCCGAACACCTGGATTCAGTATGAGCTAGCCCGGCCGGCCGCCGTGAGCGAAGTGGCGCTGAAGCTCAGTGGCTGGCGTTCGCGCACGTACCCTATTCGCATTCTGGTCGATGACAAAGAAGTGTTCCGCGGCACTACGGAGCGCAACCTTGGCTACTACACCGCCATCTTTGCCCCGCAAACCGGCCAGCGCCTTCGCATCGAACTAGTGGGCGCGGGCAGCAACCAAGACGCCTACAACATCACGGAACTCGCTGAGCAAAAAGCCGCCCCCAAGAACCCCACAGCCGCCACTGACCAACCTGGTCCGGCCGGCACGCTAGGTATTGTGGAGGCCGAAGTGTACGAGAAACCACGCCCGAGCCTAGGTGCGCTCGGACAAACCAACCCTTAA
- a CDS encoding glycoside hydrolase family 88 protein yields MKSSSFLVRHAARTGLLALALTLGAATTQAQKLPKPKVILKTMTKTNAYFMKLWPDPGKEIVTNIARPSNIWTRGVYYEGLMALYKTDKQKRYYDYAVEWGEKHKWGLRKGIETRNADDQCAGQTYIDLYQIDPKPERIHDIKASIDLMVASDKIDDWWWIDALQMAMPVYAKLGVMYKDDKYFEKMYQIYNYSKTVHGGSGLYNPQDQLWWRDKDFVPPYKEPNGDDCYWSRGNGWVVAAMVRTLEILPKGAPHREEYEQMYMAMMKALPPLQRQDGYWNVSLVDPTHFGGKELSGTALFVYGMTWGMNNGLLDKSVYKPIVVKAWNAMEKECVHPDGALGYVQGTGKEPKDGQPVSYDHMPDFQDYGLGCFLLAGSELYKLK; encoded by the coding sequence ATGAAGAGTAGCTCTTTCCTTGTTCGCCACGCGGCCCGCACCGGCTTGCTGGCGTTGGCCCTGACCCTAGGTGCCGCCACTACGCAGGCGCAAAAACTGCCTAAGCCGAAGGTCATCCTGAAAACGATGACCAAGACCAACGCCTACTTCATGAAGTTGTGGCCGGACCCAGGCAAGGAAATCGTGACCAACATTGCCCGCCCCAGCAACATCTGGACCCGCGGCGTGTACTACGAAGGTCTGATGGCGCTCTACAAAACCGACAAACAGAAGCGCTACTATGACTACGCCGTGGAGTGGGGCGAGAAGCACAAGTGGGGCCTGCGCAAAGGCATCGAAACACGTAACGCCGACGACCAGTGCGCCGGCCAGACCTACATCGACCTCTACCAGATCGACCCTAAACCCGAGCGCATCCACGACATCAAAGCCAGCATCGACCTGATGGTGGCTAGCGACAAAATCGACGATTGGTGGTGGATCGACGCCCTGCAAATGGCCATGCCCGTGTACGCTAAGCTAGGGGTTATGTACAAGGACGACAAGTACTTCGAGAAGATGTACCAGATCTACAACTACTCAAAAACGGTGCACGGCGGCAGTGGCCTCTACAACCCCCAAGACCAGCTTTGGTGGCGCGACAAAGACTTTGTGCCGCCCTACAAAGAGCCCAACGGCGATGACTGCTACTGGAGCCGCGGCAACGGCTGGGTGGTAGCCGCCATGGTGCGCACCCTGGAAATTTTGCCGAAAGGCGCCCCTCACCGCGAGGAGTACGAGCAGATGTACATGGCCATGATGAAGGCGCTGCCGCCCTTGCAGCGCCAAGATGGCTACTGGAACGTGAGCCTCGTCGACCCCACCCACTTCGGCGGCAAAGAACTGAGCGGCACGGCTCTATTCGTGTACGGCATGACCTGGGGCATGAACAACGGCCTCTTAGATAAGAGTGTTTATAAGCCAATCGTTGTGAAAGCCTGGAATGCCATGGAGAAAGAATGCGTGCACCCCGATGGCGCCCTCGGCTACGTGCAGGGCACTGGCAAAGAGCCCAAAGACGGCCAACCCGTGAGCTACGACCACATGCCCGACTTCCAAGACTACGGCCTAGGTTGTTTCTTGTTGGCTGGTAGCGAGTTGTACAAGTTGAAGTAA